DNA from Numida meleagris isolate 19003 breed g44 Domestic line chromosome 24, NumMel1.0, whole genome shotgun sequence:
CTCGCCCCACTCCAGCGTGCGCCGGGTCCCTTGTCTTCGAGCTTCCACTCCCCGCTGGGATATTGGTTGTCTTTGCGGTACCTTCCCATAGGGGTCCAGGGTGTCCTCCTCTGCTGGACCCCCCGGACCCCTCCCTGTCTCAGTTGGGGGGACCCCGGAGCCCTCTCGATGGGGGCATGGCCCCGCCAGCACCACCCGTCCTATGGCACACGGGAGATGCTCTGTGCACGTATACATCCGTATGCACACAGAGGTGCTGTGCCTggcttctgttttctccccCAAAACGCCCCATCCCAGCCTGTTGCCATTCCCTGTGCCTTGACTTTGGGGATGCCCCACGCTCAGGGTTGGCTCTCTTccgtccatccgtccatccatcccGGTACAGCGAGCTCAGCGGAGCCCCCCATACGCACACCCACGGCCATGGGACAGGAGCCCTCGGTGAATGTATATACAGGTGTATTTGGAgagtggggctgcagccccgggCTCCCCCCTGGAGAGGGATTTTGGTCCCCAGATGGGCACTGGGGGCAGCGGGGACCTCGATTCCGCTCAGAGCAGGGACTGGGGCTGCGGATGAGCGCAGTGGCTTTGGGGGTTACAATGTGAGTGTGGAGGCACGGTGCTGGGATGGGGTTGCACCCCCGTGGACCCTTGGGATTAGGTACGAAGCTCCCTCACCACACGCTGCGAGGGGGTGAGCTTGTGGCCCCTGTCCCGCAgaacttcctcctcctcctcctcctcctcaatGCCCCACGGCACGCAGGTACGATTTGGCCGCAGGACGGTTCGGGAAGGGGCACGGCCGGGGGTCCCCTACCCCTCCTGTCCCCATCGGGTTTAACCACGACCCCAAAGGTACTGTCAGGACGGTGCTGAGCCCGACCCAGCCTGAGCCCCCACCCTGGCTGGACCGCGTGCCATTTCTCGCAATGGTGCCTGATGTAAACCCCGGCTGTCGCCCCAAATGCTGCACCCCACTATAGCAATAGCACCCCGGCAGCATCCCGCCGCCACCCGCCCCGAAGCCAAGCTGAAGCTTTAAACTCCACTCCCCAGGGTGGGGGAGCGGGAAcaggaccccccccccccggcccaATGGGAGCCCTGGGACAGGCGGCAGCGGCCGGAGCGTGGGGGCAAGTGGGTCCCCTCCCAGCACAGGCTGTTGTAGACTCCCCCCNNNNNNNNNNNNNNNNNNNNNNNNNNNNNNNNNNNNNNNNNNNNNNNNNNNNNNNNNNNNNNNNNNNNNNNNNNNNNNNNNNNNNNNNNNNNNNNNNNNNNNNNNNNNNNNNNNNNNNNNNNNNNNNNNNNNNNNAATATTATGTACTATATTTTTAGTCTTAAACAcgatatattatatatatttaatttttttatatatatatataaatataaatgttaaaaaaaaaagaaaaaaaaagaaacagcagggCAGCGGTTTGCCTTtgttctgcaggagcagctcaggggggtgctgggggctctGCGGATGGGAACGTGGGCACTGGTGGGGACTGGGAGGACACAGGGATGGGACGTGCTGGTGCTGACCCATTTTTTGCCAAAGCTTTTGGCAGGAGCTGGTGCCAAACGGGGCCGGGCACGCTGGCAGCCCCTCCGCACCCATCctcactgcattttatttcccGCAGACGAGCCTGCAAACAGGCTCTCGCTTAATGATTTTGTTTCCCTACAAATGTAGCCTATTACTTTGTGTGTTTCCACGCCTGGTTTATTATGCATGAACCAGGCAATTTGCCTGCTGCTCCCGGGACccatctttaaaacaaaaaggtgCTTTGTCATTCTTAATGGCTTTTGCTGGAGCGTGGAGTGTGCGGTTGGTGGATGGATGGAAGCATGGGGTGGATGCacagagagatggagaagaagGGAGGGGGAGACATTAAGTTTCTTCGCTGTCCATAACCCCTTTAACTCGAAGGCTGCGGTGAGGAGCGTGGCGTGGGCAGCCCTCCCCTGGCCATCACCCAGAGCTGCGAATTCGCACCTGGAGATGAGATCGGCTCTGAAATCCAGGCCCTGGGGTGCTTCCACCTCGCTAAGGAGGCACCCGCATTTCCCCAGGACACAACCCTCCCTCCTCGCAGTGCAGCTCATTTATGCCGAGATGGATTCTCATTTATTCCCTGGGATGGAGCGCGCTCACCGCCTCCTCAGCTCCACAGAAATCCCTCTCCTCGCtcttcctccctgcagccacGGCTCAGCCTCGCGAGGAGCAGGGGAGGGTGATGTTTCACTTCGCCTTCACTCCCGCATGCGGCTCTCCTCGATGTGCTGCACTGCAACGAGGGAACGCCTCCGCAGCTTGGAGAAACAGAATGGGGTGGGGAGAAACTGACCTCAgttctgcttgctgcagcccagcaaagCCCAGGGGTCGTCCCCATCCCCTGTCCCATGCCTTGGGGAGACAGAGGGCCAGGATGTGGGCTGGCAGCAGTCAGGGGCAGCCTCAGGTACTGGGGTTCCCCAAACTTGagttcccagcagagcagcagccccacagccctcaTCGGAGCTTGGATCACACTCCCAGCTGCCCTGACAGCCACAGAAGGGCGAAAAAATGAAGATCCCACAAGAAAGTCGTCATTTGCCTCCCAGAGCCCAAGGATAATGTGCAGTAGGTACACAGAGATGGGATTTCCATCCCTGCCCTCCCCACTGTCATCCTGGAATTTAATCTTCCAGCCTTCTGCCACCCAGCCTGGTGATAAAATCTGATCTGATTCTGCTAATAAATCAGCGGGTTCTTGGAAAGCACTGACAGGAGGGCTGGGGATGACTCTCTCTGCGCGGGAGCCGGGCTGAGCACAGGTGTCTTGAGccagaaaatgatttttgtgcGTTTAAAAGAGGGACAACACTTCCAGCGCCCTCTGAGACAGGCCCAAGGCCTCCAGGGCTGGGCCGGCACCACAGGATGAGAGACAAAGCAGGGGACAGTGATATGCACGAGGACTCCCTAGTGAGTGGGACTCCCCAGGTGTCACAGGAGGGGATAGTAGTGAAGGGGTGACAGATGACACAGAGCCACCAGCCCCGGGCCTTACACCCCTGGGGCCTACACGCACAGCGCACCCACCCCACCTCCACCCCCGCCCCCTACTGGGCGGGGACTGAGCACCGCCCCTCACCGTGAGGCTATTTATAGTCGCGGAAATCCCGCGAGACTTAGCGGGCATCTCCTCGAGGGAGCGAAAGCGAGGCGCCGTGGTGGGCTTTGTGTGCGTCGCGTGTTTTGTGCGTCATCAGTGTGCGCCCGGCGGCGGCCGGGGAAGGCGGGTGGGCGTGGGGTTGGGTGCAGTGTCGAGGCCTGGGCATGGatgggggcactgggatggggcaggaggacTGCTGCGGGTCCAGGCTTGGGCTAACGAGGCGGGGGAGCTCCGAGGACACCGTGTGCTGGGGGAGAGTGAGATGTGGGGAGCTCTGAGACCCCCGCAGGCCTCTGCCCTGGAGCAGTGAGGCCTTCATGTGCTATGAAGTGCCAAATGGTGTTGCTGCGGTCTGGCCCCGGGAGGGAGCTGTGTGTAGAGGTGGATCTCTATTGCTGTTAgtgataaataatgaaatacctCTTCCCTTCTGTGCGTGGCCTCAGGCAGCACTTGATGTCGAGCCGTGGCCTATTTCACTGGTTGTGTGTGCCGCAGCCCGTTGTATTTTAACCatgtctctgctgctttttgaggAGCAGAAGTGTTTTGTAACAGACCTGGCCTGTGCTCATGTGCTCCCTCCCCACAGAGGCCAGGAGTTCGAATCATTACCTGGAGAGATACAATTTTGTTGTTGGTAATTAGATGGtgggatgcagagctgtgctcctctCAGTTCTCAACCGAGGTTTTGCCCGCTTTGAGCTGACCTGAGTGGCCACaggaggcacagagcaggaTCTGTCCCCAGCAGCATGCGTGCACTCAGTGAGCGCTAATGGAGCCTTCACTTCAGCCACATGTGGAAATCAGGTCTGCGAGTCAGTGAGGCTGGCAGCGATTAACATGAAACCCTTCAGCACCTCATGCGGGGTTTCCTGGGGCCATTTTGCTGCATGCAGTGCCTCTCATTGCTGACCTGGTTTGCCCTTGTGCTATGGGCTAAAGTGGGAGCATGAGAATAGCTCTGGGATCTAACCCCTGTGATGTGGTATCACTTGCTAAATCCCCCCTTTACACACAAATGACCTGTTTTCTGCTGCCTGACTGCATGGGTGCTGGCAGAGCCATGGCCATTCCTGAGGCTGCACTCCCCTCTGCTGGAAAGCCACAACCTCGCAGTTGATCCTGCTCCAGAGGAGGCTTCACCTGGGAGAAAGCCCTGAGCCCAGTGGGGCAGCGGTTGTGCAGTGCTTGGGAAcctgcaggcacagcctggATGCACACATTGACTTTGGTGTCCCCTAAATATGTACCAGTCCCTGTCCTGGTGGCAGCGTGGAGGGACAGTGAGGACTAGGGTCTTCTGAGGACACGGTTCTGGGTGTGTGGAACTGCTCTGAACCCCTGCTTTGTGCAGGCATTGTCACCATCTCTGCGGCTGATGCAGTGATGAGGAGGATGGCAAGTGGCTTCCCCCCAGGCTCAGCCACAGGTTTTCTGTCGGAGCCAATGGCTCTGGCTGAGGAGCAGATTAAAttgtgctcagtgctggtggAGGAGCAGTCCTTCACCCTGACCAGCTGTGAACTGATAGCTGGAGATCACAAAAATTAACTAATTTGAAGCTCACGTGGCCCCCTTGCTGGTGCGAGTGCGACGTTCCCAGCTTTGAGAAGAGCTTCAGcgcttttcccctccctccctgcgCGCGAAGTGACTGATTGCGGTCACGTTGAGCCGAGTTCCCAGCGAGCTGTGTGACTTCCCTGCCTCTGACAGGCattccctgcctgcagcagccccaggctctGTGCACACGGGGACAATGGAGGAGGGATCGGGTGCTCAGGGTGCAGCCTGGCACGTCAGCAGCTCTGGCCCCAAGCTCCCTAGGCTGGATGCGGCCGTGTGGGGCTGGAACCCCTGGGTTGTGATGTGGGGCTCCTGGGCTCTGGCTGCGTTCGCATCCCTGATGCTTGTGGGACCGTattctggctgtgctgtgcaacCCAGTGCCTTTGACCACGTTTTTCTCAGCCACCTCGCTCCCCGTGGGGTGAGCTGTGCTCCCCCATCAGCTGGAAattgctgctcagcagctcttgCATCCCGCTTAGCTACAAGGGACATGGGAGGAACTGAGGGATGGGACAGCCCTGGCTGAACCCCACACCTGGGAGGCAGCCATGAGGCCACAAGCAGCCCTTCTGCCCGGCAGCTCAAGCATCCTCATCTGAAGGTGCCTCGGGAACAGGCCTGGCATTAACGTTTCTTTGAGGGCACGGTAATTATTTTGCagaagctggagagcagccagcagccttcCTTCACACTCAGCCCAGCTGAAAGATGGGCGTGGTGTTGAggctgtttccttctctttttggcTTTGGCTGTTTGGaagattgaaataaaaaaaaatgaggtggCTGTGGTGCTGATGGCTGACACCTAACACGGAGCTGCGATGGCTTGGGGAAGGGGGTTCCTACCCTGCATGTCCTCCCATACTGATTTCTTCACCCGAAGATGCTCAGCCCAGCCCGGTGTGGAGTGTGCCCGGGAAGAGGGTTAAAGGGAGCTCGTAAACAGGAGGGGGACGTGGTCCCCCATGTCCAACTTTGGACATGGTCTGATGGTGATGGGATGGGGGGGGGaatggctttgaactaaaagaggcAGAAGTTGGGGCTTGTGGTCTTCAGGGTCAATTTAGGCTCTCTGCTGTGGTTCTCTGAATATTGCAGGGCTGTCCTTTGCAGGGGGACCAGGGGCAGGGACGCACTGCGTGCCACCAGCATTAATTGGGTCATGGCTTGTTAATTGGAGCATTGCTCATCGATTGGGGATACCAAGGATGCTGAGAGCCCAGGGGTCTCAACCACACTTCCCCCCCTGCGCAGTGCAGGTCCCTCACACCCGCTCGTTTCCCACGAGCTAATTAAGAATCGCGCAGCGCTCCACGATGCCGTGCTGCCTACGGATTGCAGTGAGCGGCAGCTTTgctcctccccatccctgctgccgCTGACTCTGCCcaccagagctgcacagagcaagaATGGAGGGGGACTTGGCCAGGAGCGCAGCCCGGCTGCCCGCgctgctgctggcgctgctCGGCTTCGCGCCAGGTGAGTGCCCGGGCACCGTGCCCTCGTCCCGCGGGGTGGGCAGTGGTGCTACTGGGCTGCGTCCCTGCTGTTCTACATCCTCGCGTGCTGCGGGCTCTCGGCCGCATGGGTCCGAGGCAGGCGCGCAAGCGCGTGATGCTCCACGGAGAGGTTTCATAACGGGGGGCACCAAGCATCCCACTGCCCCGTCGCGGGGGGTTCCGctcgctgccgccgccgccgctcgcGCCCCACGGAGCCCGTTCGCCCCGGGCTGTGCCCGCTGAGGCTCTTACGTAAAACGTTGAGAGAGGAATCCCCTTAATTCCCTGCGTGCTAATCCACACATTTAATAATTCCCATAAAACCCTCGATTCCGACAGAAAGCATCTTCTAGTCCGGGCAGATTAGCAGGGAGCTTTTATCTTCCTAACGCTTAATTGGCTTCGGAGCGTGAGGCCGTCACACGGGGCTGGCGGTGGCGGCCCAGGGTGCGTACGGTGGCACAAATACGGCCCTGCACGatggcagaggggctgctgggggctgcgggtTCTCCAGCCCGCTTTGATCAGGGGTATCTGCTTTGGGAGGGCGGGGGTGACCGAGGAGCGAAGCCTTCTTGATGTGTGTCGAATAAGCCCCGGGTTTAAATAGCATTCAGTGATCTTTTGCTGGGATCTGAGACCTGAGCTGGATCAGGGTGCACTGAGAGCACTCTCCTTCCTCTCGCACACCGGCTCTGGGGGTCCCCAGCACCAAGCCACCAGGACATGAGGTGATGGTGGTGGCCGGGCAccctcctgccttccccagccGTCGTTTCCCCTATGCACTGGGGGTTGTGGtgacccccctcccccctctgCATCCTGGGGCTCAGCATCTGCTCAACATCTGTGCACAGGGCTCACGTGCCAGCTTACAACCGGGCCCTAAAATGTGGGGATCCCCCCGGGGAAGGATCCCACAGGACAGGAGGGAGTGGGGCTCAGCCCAGCATAAGGCTGTGATCGATGGAAGAACCCAGAAGAGCCCCTTGACATGCAGGATCAGAGCAGCAAGCGCCCGGTGGCGGGGAGCTCTGCTTCCCCAGCAAAGCCAAGAGGCAGCTTGTAATTCAGGCTGCACGAGGGCTTTTTATAAAGCGAACACTGGGATGTCTGGTTTTAATCTGCTTTAATATAGAAGCACATCTGCTTCTGTCAGGgtggggggagaggagaggactGTGAGGTGGCTGTGCCCAGGTCCCAGCGCGGATGAGGCAAAGCCTGGCCTCACTGCTGGGCATCCCAGTGTGCGGGATGGGGACAGGTGGTGGGGGGCTTTGAGGAGACGCTGCCCCCCCCCGGCTCTTTCtcccaggcagggctggaggcGGTGGAGGAGACAGCTTGTAGGTAGGCGGGAGCTGCCAGTGCCAGGAGCTGGTGCTGAGCGTGACTACAGAGCACTGCCGGTGCTGCCAAAAATCCACGGTGTAGGCTCAGCCCGAAGTCCTGGAGGTGGCTCCGTCCCTCCTGGGTACCCACGGTCCCCTCCACGTCCCCACGCTCACCCACAGGCGGCAGTGGGATGCGGGACTGGTGCGTGCCCACGAGCATCCCTCTGGAGCCAGATCCATCCTGGTCCGGTCCAGTCCCGCTGCCGTAACTGTTGTGATCTTTCGTAGGCATCTGGGCCGAGGCGCGTTTTAAGGCGGACAATGAGGTTTTGCAGATGCTGGCGGGGAACTCCTCGCAGAGTCTGTTGGAGCGTTGTTCCGGTGAGCGCCCGGCCGCAGTGCCGAGACCGCGCCGTTCGGATGCAGCTTCGGCATCCGAACACGTAGCTCTTGTTGGACACCGGCTCTCGATCCCAGCAACCTTCCCTCCCCGCTAGCAGCAGCTCCGCACGGCCTCCGTGATGTCCCCATCCCGCAGAGGGACATTGCGGCGGGCGGAGAGCAGACGTGTCTGCACTGGGCAGGGCGatgcttcctcttcctcatcctcttcctccAGCTTGGACAGCGGTGCCGGGTGGGACCCGTCCCCAGGGATCCTTCTGCCCATCCCCGCGCTTTCCCCTGCACCCTGGTGACATTCTTCCTTGTCGTCCCCAGAGCTCCTGTTCGGCCAGGTGCGGGCGCAGCCCCAGCAGGTGTCTGGCGTCCTGGGGGGCTCGGTGCTGCTCTCCCCGGTGCTGCCCCCCGGCAGCAGGGTGAAAGAGATCGAGTGGAGCTTCTCCTCCGGTGCCGGTGCCACCATCCAGGTGGCTGAATTCGGCCCAGGAGGCTTCGAGCGCCCTGACCCCCAGGACCGCTTCAAGCAGCGCCTGGAGATGCCCAATGCCACAGCACTGAGGATCGGGGCCCTGGAGCTGGCCGACAGCGGGGTCTACGGGGCACGGATCAAACTGCATCCAGCGCTGGTGGAGGACCAATCCTTCAACCTCTCTGTCTACGGTGAGCGGCTGCCGAAGGGGGGTGGGCTTTGGGAGCACTGAAGTGGTGAAACTGTGGCGCAGAGCAATGAGATGACTTAGGTTAGACCCCAACCTTTCATGCCCCACGCTTGGCCTTCCAAGCCCCCCACCTTGGGGTCCCTTCTCCCATCACCCCAAACACCTGCAGGCTGGCTGTGCCCTGCCCCGTGGTGCAGGACAGTGTGATGTGTGTGAGCGGAGCTGTGCCACGCTGACCCATCCCCTATTGGGTGCAGAGTCGGTGCCGAGGCCCCGGAcccacagccagctgctggccAGCACCCTGGAGTGGTGCAACCTGACTTTGCAGTGCCAGGGCACTGGCAAAGGAGCCGTCAACGTCACCTGGAGGAGGGACAACGGCCGCCAAGAGCTGGGCACCGACCGCTCGCAGCTGTCCCCGGATGGCACCACGCTGCgcctggccctgcagcccgGCACCGCCAATGCCACCTACACCTGCACTGTCAGCAACCCTGCTGACCAGAAAGTCGTCCCCTTCGACCTGCAGAGCATCTGCCGCAGCGGAGGTGAGGGGCTGGGCTGTTCCAGGGGTCTGAGCACCCTTGGGTGCCCCCGGCTCAGCTTGGGTGAGGATCCCGTGGCCATCCCCTGGCTCAGCCCCTTTCTGCGTCCTCCAGGGGGACAGGTGTCCTTCTCCAAGTCGGGTTACATCGTCCTCAccctcatcctgctggctgTCAGCCTCGGCGGAGCTTTCTGGTGCTGGCGGCTCAACAGTGAGAAGTCAGCGGACCCAGGTCAGTGAAAGCgctcagagctgagctgtgacCAGGACCATGCCtggtcccccccccccccaactttCCACCCATGATATcccgctccctgcagctgccaccCCCACGGCACCAGCCGAGGAGAGCCCCCCAGAGCCCCAATACACCGAGATCGTGCACCGCAGCCCCCCGGAAGGTAATGACCAGGTGAGGAGCAgcggggctgtgctgtgctcggTGGTCCCCGTTGCATtgggcccccccccccccatcacATCGGGGTTGGAAAGGCCATAAGCGCCTCGATTCTGCCTCAGGGCCTACGTCCCCCTGAAAACAACCCGGAGCCGACCTCAACGGAGAAAGCACCGGGCAGCACCGTGTACGAGCAGATCCACCAGGAGCCAGAGGACACAGCCGAGGAGGTGACATAGGCCCTCAGGTGCGGGTGGCCCGTGGCCGTGTCTGCCCCCGGGGGGACCGGGGCAAGGGGGGCACTCCCCACCTCTGTCACTGCGTGACGTGCCCGCACCAGGTCCGGGTGTGGAGGAGATAGGGGAGAGGTGGGACGAGCGCTGTCTGCGGGGAGGTGCACCgacagacggacggacagaTGGACGGATAGGGCAGCCCTTGGACACAGCTGAAGGATTTCTCTCCCCACAGGCGCCGACAGCGCTGGAGCATCAGGATGTAACCGAAGGGCTGTAACGTGCGTTGTGTGCCAAACCCGACCCCTCTCCAGCCCCTGGTTTGGCTCCGGGGATGGAGGTGCCATCTCTGGGTGCAGCCAGCCGGATGCTTCCCCACCCACCTCTGGTTTGTCCAACCCTCTGTCCAAAGCCCTCGTGGCCCCTTTGGGGACATGGAGATGAGCGGCAGTGGTGAGGCTGGGTCCCTCCTCCGGCACCGGGCTGGGACATGGCTCCGTCACCCACACAACTGGGGGTCCCAGCCCCATTTCTGCCAGCTGAGAGAGTGGGCTGCCCTGGAGCAAGAAGAGGGGAACCAAAACCTTTATTtctggggggagagggagggattGGGGTCTAGGGGAGGTAGAATGAGTGGGCAGGGGCAGATCCAAGCACTGCAGATCCAGGACGGGACCACCTGGGGCAGATTGCCCCCCacccccactgcccccagcctCCAGCTCAGCAACCCTCCCCCTCGCTCCTGGGGTCGAGCAGACCCTGGTGGTGACATCCCCAGGGTCATGTGGGAATCTGGGGGGGACCAATGCCTGGGGGGGAGACCAATGCCTGTGGGAGATGTGCCCGCTCTTCCCCCACCCCATAGCCATTCCTGTGTCGCCCATGTGCTGCCATTAAGGNNNNNNNNNNNNNNNNNNNNNNNNNNNNNNNNNNNNNNNNNNNNNNNNNNNNNNNNNNNNNNNNNNNNNNNNNNNNNNNNNNNNNNNNNNNNNNNNNNNNNNNNNNNNNNNNNNNNNNNNNNNNNNNNNNNNNNNNNNNNNNNNNNNNNNNNNNNNNNNNNNNNNNNNNNNNNNNNNNNNNNNNNNNNNNNNNNNNNNNNNNNNNNNNNNNNNNNNNNNNNNNNNNNNNNNNNNNNNNNNTGGGGGGTGGGAGGGCTGTGCGTGGGGGCTGCGTGCGTGGGGCTGTGCGTGCGGGCGTACATCTGCTGCGCACACCCACACGTGGACCCCTCGCAGTCACGTCATCCCAGGGCTGTGCACAatttgctgctgcctccccagAAGCCGCCTCTCGCTTCCCCCTTTTGGAAACACAGAAGCAGTGGCGGCGAGCGGCTCTGCGCCGTCCCGGCCCCGTGTGCTTCTCCAAATCCTCTGCCCCGCTGAAGGCGTGGGGCTGCCTCCCACCTTCCCATGTCtctgcctcactgctgctggggttTTGCTTCAAGAAAACTCCTTGAGGGGGAAACCAGCCTTGGTGGGGTGGGAGCATTCTCTTGGTGCAGCCTCAGGCAATGGGGGACACGCGCTCCCTGTGCCAGGTGTCTggcacagccagcccagctgctcttATTTACCCAACAGCGGCAGCATCCGGGCTCCATCCCTCATTTATTGCCCCAGGTTCCCAGGAGCCCTGGACACGTTGCAGAGCTACCGTGGTGCTGGGCAGGGTCTCACATTTGTCCCATAAGCTGCCACTCCCCTGGAACCCGTGGGCAGATTTGCATGTATCCTCCCCACCGCCTGTGCAGCTGAGGCCGACGCTGCCTCgagctggggatggagagaTGGGGGAACCGTGTGGACGACAGTGTCCCCTCGTCCCCcggctgctggctctgctccttgTCACCACAGGTAGGGACTGAGCATGGAAATGGTGAGGGGAAGGCTGGAAGTGGGAGGGGGGCTCAACAGCAACGCTGCTGCCGCGGGAACCCAGCGAAAcggtggctgtggggctgaatGAGGCTCAGCCGTCGGGTTTGGTGCAGGTTTGAAAATGTTTG
Protein-coding regions in this window:
- the LOC110387948 gene encoding SLAM family member 8-like isoform X1, with product MEGDLARSAARLPALLLALLGFAPELLFGQVRAQPQQVSGVLGGSVLLSPVLPPGSRVKEIEWSFSSGAGATIQVAEFGPGGFERPDPQDRFKQRLEMPNATALRIGALELADSGVYGARIKLHPALVEDQSFNLSVYESVPRPRTHSQLLASTLEWCNLTLQCQGTGKGAVNVTWRRDNGRQELGTDRSQLSPDGTTLRLALQPGTANATYTCTVSNPADQKVVPFDLQSICRSGGGQVSFSKSGYIVLTLILLAVSLGGAFWCWRLNSEKSADPAATPTAPAEESPPEPQYTEIVHRSPPEGNDQGLRPPENNPEPTSTEKAPGSTVYEQIHQEPEDTAEEAPTALEHQDVTEGL
- the LOC110387948 gene encoding SLAM family member 8-like isoform X2 produces the protein MEGDLARSAARLPALLLALLGFAPELLFGQVRAQPQQVSGVLGGSVLLSPVLPPGSRVKEIEWSFSSGAGATIQVAEFGPGGFERPDPQDRFKQRLEMPNATALRIGALELADSGVYGARIKLHPALVEDQSFNLSVYESVPRPRTHSQLLASTLEWCNLTLQCQGTGKGAVNVTWRRDNGRQELGTDRSQLSPDGTTLRLALQPGTANATYTCTVSNPADQKVVPFDLQSICRSGGGQVSFSKSGYIVLTLILLAVSLGGAFWCWRLNSEKSADPAATPTAPAEESPPEPQYTEIVHRSPPEGNDQGLRPPENNPEPTSTEKAPGSTVYEQIHQEPEDTAEEVT